ATAATCAATAACAGGTAAACGCTGCCTAAATTGATCAGCATTACTGATACCTGAAAAATCATATTTTTTACCATACTCTGTATCGGAAGCGCTCATAAGCAGTTTTCTTAACCATTCTGCCTGCACATCATAAGGGTACTTCTGGAATAACTCAATTTGATGTATCCTTTTCTTTATCAGCCACGACATTACTGAATTTATCAGCGCCATATAAGACTTTAATTTTTATTTTTTAGTTTGGTTGATTCACAAAAATACCAAAAAATATTTGCTTTCAAAATTTCCGATATACAGATTTATTTATCTTTGAACGATAAGAAATTTTTCTATGATTTGTTTTCCCAATTGTAAAATAAATATCGGACTCAATATTATTGAAAAGCGCAGCGATGGGTTTCATAATATTGAAACCATCTTCTATCCTACAGGATTATGCGATGCTCTTGAAATAATTGAAAGTAAAAAAGTTTCAATTAATATTTCAGGAATTAATATTGACGGAAACACTGATGATAATTTATGTTTAAAAGCATATAAACTTATTGCGAATGATTTTCCAATTCCGCCTGTAAATATTTTCCTGCATAAAGCAATCCCAACAGGAGCCGGACTTGGCGGCGGTTCGTCAGATGCAGCATACATGCTTTTCCTTTTGAATAAAATGTTTTCACTAAATATTTCGGAAGAAAAATTAATCAGTTATGCATCACAACTTGGAAGTGATTGCGCTTTTTTTATAAAGAACACTCCTGTATTTGCTTCGGGAAAAGGTGAGATAATGGAACCAATTTCTTTAAGTTTAAAAAATTATTATTTAGTAATCGTCAAGCCCGAAATACATATCCCAACAGCAAAAGCCTATTCATTAATAAAACCAAAACCATCTGAATATTCTTTAAAAAATATTTTAGAAAAAAATATTCATGAATGGAAAAATATTTTAGTGAACGATTTTGAAATGCCTATTGCAAAAGAGTTTGCGAAAATTCTTGAAATAAAAAACCAACTTTACAATTGCGGAGCAGTTTATGCATCGATGACTGGCAGTGGTTCGG
The genomic region above belongs to Bacteroidales bacterium and contains:
- the ispE gene encoding 4-(cytidine 5'-diphospho)-2-C-methyl-D-erythritol kinase; translation: MICFPNCKINIGLNIIEKRSDGFHNIETIFYPTGLCDALEIIESKKVSINISGINIDGNTDDNLCLKAYKLIANDFPIPPVNIFLHKAIPTGAGLGGGSSDAAYMLFLLNKMFSLNISEEKLISYASQLGSDCAFFIKNTPVFASGKGEIMEPISLSLKNYYLVIVKPEIHIPTAKAYSLIKPKPSEYSLKNILEKNIHEWKNILVNDFEMPIAKEFAKILEIKNQLYNCGAVYASMTGSGSAVFGIFENEVDTKDIFKNYFVWQEKLK